Proteins from a genomic interval of uncultured Desulfuromusa sp.:
- a CDS encoding MFS transporter codes for MKPNTEFKKPEVIVLSLAHLAHDTFSAFLAPLLPLLIDKLGMSLSMTAFLDIIRRIPALFNPFMGLLAEKTGIKYFVILTPAITAISMGLIGLANSFTMLFILLFVAGISAALFHVPSPVIVKEASGNKVGLGMSFFMVGGELARTLGPLLVISAVSVWSLEEIYRLIPLGLIASLVLYIKLKNIDVNRSAQKTKEKGDTRKLLHQYWPFLTVIAGFLCFQAAMKSALTLYLPVYLTGQGASLWFAGISLSVLQFFGVVGTFCAGNISDRIGRKNTLVISSIGSVTAMALFIFTQNIILLSILGLFLFASGPVLMASIQDTNSNMPTFMNSMYMFINFGVSSVLVFALGFLGDAIGLELTYQICTLFAVGSIPMALLLTRFSKGAETRV; via the coding sequence GTGAAACCCAATACAGAATTTAAAAAACCGGAAGTTATTGTTTTATCCTTGGCCCACCTTGCCCACGACACATTTTCTGCCTTTCTGGCACCGCTGTTGCCACTGTTGATTGACAAACTGGGCATGTCTCTGTCAATGACCGCCTTTCTTGATATTATTCGCAGAATTCCAGCTCTGTTCAATCCATTTATGGGCTTGTTGGCCGAAAAAACAGGGATCAAATATTTCGTCATCCTGACTCCCGCAATAACGGCTATCAGCATGGGACTCATAGGTCTCGCCAATTCATTTACGATGTTATTCATCCTTCTTTTTGTCGCTGGAATTTCCGCAGCCCTGTTTCATGTTCCCTCTCCGGTCATCGTTAAGGAAGCTTCCGGCAACAAAGTTGGACTAGGAATGAGTTTTTTCATGGTCGGTGGTGAACTCGCCAGAACCCTCGGCCCATTGCTGGTTATTTCAGCTGTGTCAGTCTGGAGCCTTGAAGAGATATACCGGCTGATCCCCCTTGGACTCATCGCCTCTCTTGTGCTTTACATAAAGCTGAAAAATATTGACGTGAACAGAAGCGCACAAAAAACCAAGGAGAAGGGTGATACCCGCAAATTACTTCATCAATACTGGCCGTTTCTCACTGTTATTGCCGGATTTCTTTGCTTTCAGGCGGCAATGAAAAGTGCGCTGACTCTTTATCTACCGGTCTACTTAACCGGCCAGGGAGCATCATTATGGTTTGCCGGTATATCCTTATCGGTCCTGCAGTTTTTTGGTGTTGTCGGAACATTCTGTGCGGGGAATATTTCCGATAGAATCGGACGCAAAAATACTCTGGTGATCTCCAGCATTGGTTCTGTCACAGCCATGGCGCTGTTTATATTCACACAGAATATTATTCTGTTGAGCATTTTAGGTTTGTTTCTCTTTGCCTCAGGTCCAGTTCTCATGGCCAGTATTCAAGATACCAATTCAAACATGCCGACATTTATGAACAGCATGTACATGTTTATAAATTTTGGGGTGAGTTCGGTTCTGGTTTTTGCCCTGGGGTTTTTAGGTGACGCGATTGGCCTGGAGCTCACCTATCAGATCTGTACTCTGTTTGCAGTCGGTTCTATTCCGATGGCCCTTCTGCTGACACGTTTCAGCAAAGGCGCCGAAACCCGCGTTTAG
- a CDS encoding diguanylate cyclase, which produces MKLTKILCLVLLLFGVAFPSFAQEQALPLEKVSLQLDWKFQFEFAGFIAAVEKGFYRAAGLDVTLHEYKAGLDTVEKVLNQQANYGIHNASLVIADGKIQPIVLLATYFQRSPLIFVTSPQIHNPRELTGKTIMGTKDEFKYSTLALMLDHFNINATNSDIVEHSFNIDGFVEGKVDALSAFLSNQIFDLEQKGIKYSIIDPFDYGFYMSAVNLFTSQKEALQHPERTRRFIEASNKGWEYALTHTDEMVALIQRKYAPQRSLEALKYEAGVVERMFLRDFYPIGAVNIELTTRTYKQLLERGMLDQDQKPGPYLFEDFLKAHHLGLEFTREEQKYLQEKKEITYCVDPEWMPFESVEKGKHIGIAADYFSFFQTKLPIPLSLIPTSSWEQSLQFARERKCDVVSLAASTPERLHYMDFTSPYVTWPVVLATRTEEFFIDDIENILHKKIGIVKDYAIAEKLRTLYPDANIVDVKSITDGLERVESGELYGYIDSLMVIADSVQKYFTGVIKVSGRLKEDVKLAVGTRNDEPLLNSVFDKLVLSVPPEKQQGIYNSWVSVKEDRGFDYGLFWKAIIALSFAAGAFAVHNFQLRKYNRLLQDLSITDSLTGLNNRLKLDEELAARERLFQRYDTDCGVILLDIDHFKGINDRHGHLVGDKVLVAFAAILKQNIRATDVLGRWGGEEFLIIAPNTNIVACQHQAEKLLEVIRNANFGTDDTVTASFGVCSFASGRSLKETLARADRALYKAKNSGRNRVESIVSDL; this is translated from the coding sequence ATGAAACTTACTAAAATTTTATGCCTTGTGTTGCTTCTTTTCGGGGTTGCTTTTCCCTCTTTTGCGCAGGAGCAAGCATTACCTCTCGAAAAGGTGTCACTGCAGCTTGACTGGAAGTTTCAGTTTGAATTTGCAGGTTTCATCGCTGCGGTTGAGAAGGGTTTCTATCGCGCCGCCGGTCTTGATGTGACTCTCCATGAATACAAGGCGGGCCTTGATACGGTGGAGAAGGTTCTCAATCAGCAGGCCAATTACGGAATTCACAACGCCAGTCTGGTCATCGCTGACGGCAAGATACAGCCGATTGTTTTGCTTGCGACCTATTTTCAGCGTTCTCCTCTGATTTTTGTCACCTCGCCACAGATCCATAATCCCAGGGAACTCACTGGTAAAACTATTATGGGGACCAAGGATGAGTTCAAGTACAGCACTCTGGCCCTGATGCTTGACCATTTCAACATCAACGCAACCAATAGTGATATTGTTGAACACTCCTTCAATATCGACGGCTTTGTCGAAGGTAAAGTTGATGCTTTAAGTGCCTTTCTCTCCAACCAGATTTTTGATCTTGAGCAGAAGGGCATCAAGTACAGTATTATTGATCCGTTTGATTACGGCTTCTATATGAGCGCGGTCAATCTGTTTACTTCTCAGAAAGAGGCCCTTCAACATCCAGAGAGAACCCGACGTTTTATTGAAGCAAGCAACAAGGGGTGGGAGTATGCCCTGACCCATACGGATGAAATGGTTGCATTGATTCAACGTAAATATGCACCACAGAGGAGTCTTGAAGCTCTCAAATATGAAGCGGGTGTCGTTGAAAGGATGTTTCTGCGTGATTTTTATCCGATCGGTGCGGTCAATATCGAACTGACGACACGCACCTACAAGCAGTTGCTGGAACGAGGCATGCTTGATCAGGATCAGAAGCCGGGCCCGTACCTGTTTGAAGATTTTCTCAAAGCGCACCATCTAGGTCTTGAGTTTACCCGGGAAGAGCAAAAATATCTGCAGGAAAAAAAAGAGATCACCTATTGCGTCGATCCGGAATGGATGCCGTTTGAAAGTGTTGAAAAGGGAAAACATATCGGTATTGCTGCGGACTATTTCTCTTTTTTCCAGACGAAGCTACCGATTCCTTTAAGCCTGATTCCCACATCATCCTGGGAGCAGTCGCTACAATTTGCCAGAGAGAGAAAGTGCGATGTTGTCAGTCTTGCGGCGAGTACACCGGAACGGCTTCACTATATGGATTTTACTTCGCCGTATGTGACCTGGCCGGTTGTTCTGGCGACGCGAACCGAAGAGTTTTTTATCGACGATATCGAAAATATTCTGCACAAAAAAATCGGAATCGTCAAAGACTACGCTATTGCAGAGAAGCTCAGAACTTTGTACCCGGACGCCAATATTGTTGATGTCAAATCGATTACTGATGGACTGGAGCGGGTGGAAAGCGGTGAACTTTATGGTTATATCGATAGCCTGATGGTCATTGCAGATTCCGTACAGAAATATTTTACCGGAGTGATCAAGGTTTCAGGACGGCTGAAGGAGGATGTCAAACTGGCGGTTGGAACAAGAAATGACGAGCCGCTGCTCAACAGTGTTTTTGATAAACTGGTCCTTTCGGTTCCACCGGAGAAACAGCAGGGGATCTATAACTCCTGGGTTTCTGTAAAGGAGGACAGGGGATTTGACTACGGCCTGTTCTGGAAAGCCATCATTGCCCTGAGTTTTGCTGCCGGTGCTTTTGCCGTTCATAATTTTCAATTACGTAAATACAATCGGTTGTTGCAGGATCTTTCCATCACCGATAGTCTGACTGGTTTGAACAACCGCTTAAAATTGGACGAGGAACTCGCAGCAAGAGAGCGACTTTTTCAGCGCTACGACACCGATTGTGGTGTCATTCTCCTCGATATAGACCACTTTAAGGGGATCAATGACCGCCATGGGCATCTGGTTGGCGATAAAGTTCTCGTGGCGTTTGCAGCTATCCTGAAACAGAATATCCGGGCAACGGATGTTCTCGGTCGTTGGGGTGGAGAAGAATTCCTTATAATTGCGCCAAATACCAATATTGTCGCCTGTCAGCATCAGGCTGAAAAGCTGCTTGAAGTGATTCGCAATGCGAATTTCGGCACCGATGATACCGTGACCGCCAGTTTCGGTGTTTGTTCCTTTGCTTCCGGTCGCTCCTTAAAAGAGACTCTTGCCCGCGCTGACCGTGCCCTTTACAAGGCCAAAAACAGCGGGCGCAACAGGGTTGAGTCCATAGTCTCCGATCTTTGA
- a CDS encoding (Fe-S)-binding protein, which produces MAKPEKLGNFTADDAPEYEDILQCMRCGFCLPTCPTFSLTGRERSSPRGRVALARAVGEGKMEFNQAMKEEAFFCLDCRACTTACPSGVQAGSLMEMCRAQVSQQQPLPKWQAGFRDFVLKKMLPNPDLLETSMLPARLYQQLGIQWLVRHSKLLKLGPKWIDKAEGMMPELRQPLRQSIPQLSPAKGEKRGTVAFFLGCVMTLMYAEVSRQTVRVLNHQGFDVITPKAQKCCGAPHMTEGDRETTRQLAQHNLDLFMDLDVDAIVTDCAGCGAALKEYEELLAEREDHSRLQIFHSKIKDISEFLIDVGIRTEDLKPVNKVVTYHEPCHLCHAQGISKQPRDVIQVIPGIEFREMKEANWCCGSAATFSLKFTEESQKILDRKLNNIADTDAEVLITSNPGCHLQLAWGLREAEMSQPVLHLSELLGEATPD; this is translated from the coding sequence ATGGCAAAGCCGGAAAAACTGGGAAATTTCACCGCTGATGATGCCCCTGAATATGAAGATATCCTGCAGTGTATGCGTTGCGGATTCTGCCTCCCTACCTGTCCTACATTTTCTTTGACCGGACGAGAACGATCCAGTCCACGCGGCCGTGTCGCGTTAGCTCGTGCTGTTGGCGAAGGCAAGATGGAATTCAATCAGGCGATGAAGGAAGAGGCTTTCTTCTGTCTTGATTGCCGTGCATGCACCACAGCCTGCCCATCGGGAGTCCAGGCAGGCAGCCTTATGGAAATGTGCCGCGCTCAGGTCAGTCAGCAACAACCTTTGCCAAAATGGCAGGCCGGATTCCGTGATTTTGTCCTGAAAAAGATGTTGCCTAATCCAGATTTACTGGAAACATCAATGCTCCCTGCCCGCCTCTATCAGCAACTGGGAATCCAATGGCTGGTCCGCCACAGCAAGTTGCTCAAACTTGGGCCTAAGTGGATCGACAAAGCTGAGGGAATGATGCCGGAACTTCGACAACCCCTGCGCCAAAGCATCCCTCAACTCAGCCCGGCTAAAGGGGAAAAACGCGGTACAGTCGCCTTTTTTCTCGGCTGTGTCATGACCCTGATGTATGCCGAAGTTTCCCGTCAGACAGTACGGGTTCTTAACCATCAGGGGTTTGATGTCATCACCCCCAAGGCACAGAAATGTTGTGGAGCACCCCATATGACTGAAGGGGATCGTGAGACAACTCGGCAGCTGGCTCAGCACAACCTTGATCTGTTTATGGATCTGGATGTTGACGCCATTGTCACAGACTGTGCCGGTTGTGGTGCAGCCTTGAAAGAGTATGAGGAGCTCCTTGCTGAGCGTGAAGACCATTCACGGTTACAGATTTTCCATAGCAAGATAAAAGACATCAGCGAATTTCTTATTGACGTTGGAATCCGCACTGAAGACCTGAAACCGGTCAACAAAGTCGTCACCTATCATGAGCCTTGCCACCTCTGTCATGCTCAGGGAATCAGCAAACAGCCCCGTGATGTTATACAGGTGATTCCCGGAATAGAATTCCGGGAGATGAAAGAAGCGAATTGGTGCTGCGGTTCCGCCGCAACATTCAGTTTGAAATTTACCGAGGAGAGTCAGAAAATTCTCGACCGCAAGCTCAATAATATTGCAGATACGGATGCGGAGGTTCTGATCACTTCTAATCCGGGCTGCCACCTGCAATTAGCCTGGGGATTGCGTGAAGCTGAGATGTCCCAACCGGTTTTACATCTGAGTGAGTTACTTGGCGAAGCAACCCCCGATTAG